The Macrotis lagotis isolate mMagLag1 chromosome 6, bilby.v1.9.chrom.fasta, whole genome shotgun sequence genome includes a window with the following:
- the LOC141491322 gene encoding E3 SUMO-protein ligase RanBP2-like isoform X3, with product MAFWTSTPSLQLESKAEIKKEPEEFSTDDVLIVYELIPTPEQKALAVNLKLPPTFFCYKNRPDYISEEEDDDEDFESAVKKLNGKLYPDDPDECKGSQEFVTAGEVIPDHDKECVIVWEKKPTSEEKAKAETLKLPPTFFCGVCSDTDEDSSHPEDFNSEVQKVQEAKKSYDDNEVTSSTDTAYATGTKVPTSFICKSEEPDSTIESSAHSSSGANDKPVDLSNKKENEADSTSQELENRTMSFGFGTSTGLSFADLASGNSGDFAFGSKDKNFQWANTGAAVFGKQAASKGGEDEEGSDEEVVHNEDIHFEPIVSLPEVEVKSGEEDEEILFKERAKLYRWDRDVVQWKERGVGEIKILFHTMKNYYRILMRRDQVFKVCANHVITKAMELKPLNVSNNALVWTATDYADGEAKVEQLAVRFKTKEMSDSFKKRFEECQDNLSKLQKGQVSLVAELSQETNPVVFFEIFADDEHLGRITMELFSNIVPLTAENFRALCTGERGFGYKNSIFHRVIPDFVCHGGDITKHDGTGGRSIYGNAFEDENFTVRHTSPGLLSMANRGRDTNNSQFFILLKKAEHLDFKHVVFGFVKDGMDTVKKIESFGSSPKGLVSKRIMITECGQI from the exons ATGGCTTTTTGGACCAGTACTCCTTCCTTACAGCTTGAGAGCAAAG ctgaaataaagaaagaaccagaagaattttCCACAGATGATGTACTCATTGTGTATGAACTAATTCCTACTCCTGAACAAAAAGCCCTTGCTGTTAATCTTAAACTTCCTCCAACTTTTTTCTGCTATAAGAATAGACCAGATTACATTAGTGAGGAAGAAGATGATG ATGAAGATTTTGAATCAGCTGTCAAGAAACTTAATGGAAAACTATATCCAGATGACCCAGATGAATGTAAAGGATCCCAAGAATTTGTAACAG CAGGAGAAGTTATTCCAGACCATGATAAAGAATGTGTGATAGTCTGGGAAAAGAAACCAACAtctgaagaaaaagcaaaagcagaaaCACTAAAACTTCCTCCTACTTTTTTCTGTGGTGTTTGCAGTGATACAGATGAGGATAGTAGCCATCCAGAGGACTTTAACTCAGAGGTTCAAAAAGTTCAGGAAGCAAAA aaatcatatgatgataATGAGGTCACAAGCTCAACTGATACAGCATATGCTACAGGGACTAAAGTTCCTACTTCATTCATATGTAAATCTGAAGAACCTGATTCTACTATTGAATCTTCTGCACACAGTTCATCTGGGGCTAATGACAAACCTGTAGATTtatctaataaaaaagaaaatgaagcagatTCCACAAGCCAAG aaTTAGAGAACAGAACAATGTCATTTGGATTTGGTACTAGTACAGGATTATCATTTGCGGATTTGGCTTCTGGTAATTCTGGGGATTTTGCTTTTGGTTCAAAAG ataaaaatttCCAGTGGGCAAATACTGGAGCAGCTGTGTTTGGGAAGCAAGCAGCAAGTAAAGGTGGAGAAGATGAAGAAGGTAGTGATGAAGAAGTTGTACATAATGAAGATATACATTTCGAACCAATTGTATCTTTACCTGAG GTGGAAGTGAAATCaggagaagaagatgaagaaattttGTTTAAAGAAAGAGCCAAACTTTATAGGTGGGACAGAGATGTTGTTCAGTGGAAAGAACGGGGAGTTGGAGAGATAAAGATCCTTTTCCATACAATGAAGAACTATTATCGAATCCTTATGAGAAGAGACCAAGTCTTTAAAGTTTGTGCAAATCATGTTATTACCAAAGCAATGGAATTAAAACCCTTAAATGTTTCAAATAATGCTTTAGTTTGGACTGCTACAGATTATGCAG ATGGAGAAGCAAAAGTTGAACAACTTGCAGTCAGATTTAAAACTAAAGAAATGtctgattcttttaaaaagagatttgaaGAATGTCAGGATAATTTATCAAAGCTTCAGAAGGGACAAGTATCACTTGTAGCAGAGTTGTCACAGGAAACAAATCCTGTggtattttttgaaatatttgctgATGATGAACATCTGGGACGTATTACCATGGAACTTTTCTCAAACATTGTGCCTCTAACTGCTGAGAACTTTAGGGCACTCTGCACAGGAGAAAGAGGTTTTGGTTATAAGAACTCAATTTTTCACCGTGTAATTCCAGATTTTGTTTGCCAT GGAGGAGATATTACCAAACATGATGGAACTGGAGGACGGTCCATTTATGGGAATGCATTTGAAGATGAAAACTTTACAGTAAGACATACTAGTCCTGGTTTATTGTCAATGGCTAATCGTGGCCGGGACACCAATAATTCTCAATTTTTTATCCTTCTGAAGAAAGCAGAACATTTGGACTTTAAGCATGTAGTATTTGGATTTGTTAAAGATGGCATGGATACTGTGAAAAAGATTGAATCATTTGGTTCTTCTCCTAAAGGGTTAGTGAGCAAAAGAATTATGATTACAGAGTGTGGACAAATTTAA